One window of the Brevibacterium limosum genome contains the following:
- a CDS encoding MFS transporter, with amino-acid sequence MTEQLSAQNAAENKPVKSWKVITAASVGNALEWYDISVYAYFSVYISVAFFPSESHAVSVMLALGTFALSFFIRPVGAIVLGSFADRRGRKPALTLTIWLMFAGTLMIVLMPPAHVIGLAAPLLILLARLIQGFAAGGEFGSATSLMVEHLPDRRGFAASWQFTSQAMSTILASVIGVAVTTTLTQDQLETWGFRLPFIVGLLVGPVGLYIRRHVPESPEFAASQAEKPKEAAAIGGVLRHHKLAVVLAIGAIAVSTCLNYFITYVPTYAVDNLGMTSSAGFWATLVSGLVLLLCTPVAGYFCDKVGRLTFMIPAAVAVMVLTWVLFTWVVAANALTVLIVVVVIFSLLKAAYYGPLASVMGDIFPTEVRGTGLSLGYNVGVAIFGGLTPLVAAWLIGITGDAKAPAYWVLLAGALSVTAILVVWKKLGVR; translated from the coding sequence ATGACAGAACAGCTGTCCGCGCAGAATGCTGCTGAGAACAAGCCGGTGAAATCGTGGAAGGTCATCACCGCGGCCTCGGTCGGCAACGCCCTCGAGTGGTACGACATCTCGGTCTATGCGTACTTCTCCGTCTACATTTCGGTGGCGTTCTTCCCCTCCGAGAGTCATGCGGTCTCGGTGATGCTCGCCTTGGGAACTTTCGCTCTGTCGTTCTTCATCCGTCCGGTCGGAGCGATCGTGCTCGGCAGCTTCGCCGACCGTCGGGGACGCAAACCGGCCCTGACGCTGACGATCTGGCTGATGTTCGCAGGCACTCTGATGATCGTGCTCATGCCTCCGGCGCACGTCATCGGATTGGCCGCACCGCTGCTGATCCTGCTGGCCAGGCTCATCCAGGGCTTTGCCGCCGGAGGAGAATTCGGTTCGGCGACCTCGCTCATGGTCGAGCACCTGCCTGATCGTCGGGGATTCGCCGCCAGCTGGCAGTTCACTTCGCAGGCGATGTCGACGATCCTCGCCTCCGTCATCGGCGTGGCCGTGACGACGACGCTGACTCAAGATCAGCTCGAGACGTGGGGCTTCCGCCTGCCGTTCATCGTGGGCCTCCTCGTCGGACCGGTCGGGCTCTACATTCGACGGCATGTCCCCGAATCTCCTGAGTTCGCCGCTTCGCAGGCTGAGAAGCCGAAGGAAGCGGCAGCCATCGGCGGAGTGCTGCGCCATCACAAATTGGCCGTGGTGCTGGCGATCGGTGCGATCGCGGTCTCGACCTGCCTCAACTACTTCATCACGTACGTGCCGACTTACGCCGTGGACAACCTGGGGATGACGAGTTCGGCAGGATTCTGGGCGACTCTCGTCTCCGGACTCGTGCTGCTGTTGTGCACTCCGGTCGCCGGCTATTTCTGCGACAAGGTCGGACGGCTGACCTTCATGATTCCCGCGGCGGTCGCCGTCATGGTGCTCACCTGGGTGCTCTTCACCTGGGTCGTCGCTGCCAACGCGCTGACGGTGCTCATCGTCGTGGTCGTCATCTTCTCACTCTTGAAGGCCGCCTACTACGGGCCTCTGGCCAGCGTCATGGGCGACATCTTCCCGACTGAGGTGCGCGGGACGGGGCTGTCCCTGGGCTACAACGTCGGCGTCGCAATCTTCGGAGGACTGACTCCGCTGGTGGCCGCCTGGCTCATCGGC
- a CDS encoding M20/M25/M40 family metallo-hydrolase, with protein sequence MSEDNTGRRVAADSTEIRADLARSTGEFVRSVPFIDGLSRRVARRTESQAPGGGSAARAYLSEEIVPELDELGFESTIHDNPESDEHPLLIAKRVEDPDLPTVLLYGHGDVQFAHDAQWAEGLDPWVLTRDGDRLYGRGTADNKGQHSVNTVALRTVLEGLGSKGRAAEASLGYNVTILMETAEEAGSKGLRTFAAARADDLAADLFLASDGPRIAAEVPTLFLGSRGALNFRLIAHERDGNHHSGNWGGRLRNPATVIAAAINALVDGNGVIRIPALRPDDPPASVLDAVAKLPDVVEDGAPETDPDWGEPGLSPAERVFAFNVLEVLALDAGDPAQVVNAIPGAASASMQLRYVVGTDVSDFENRVRTFLEEQGIHGVAVELEHCMPATRLDPGARVVTAAVDSIRETTGLEVAVEPNLGGTIPNDVFAEVLGLPTVWVPHSYPGCNQHAPDEHALVSILEQGAEIMTGMFWDMRMSPGDWFTSK encoded by the coding sequence ATGAGCGAAGACAACACCGGCCGCAGGGTTGCGGCAGATTCCACAGAGATCCGTGCCGACCTGGCCCGAAGCACGGGCGAATTCGTCCGCAGCGTGCCCTTCATCGACGGGCTCTCCAGGCGGGTCGCGCGACGCACCGAAAGCCAGGCCCCCGGGGGCGGGTCGGCAGCCCGAGCCTACCTCAGCGAAGAGATCGTTCCGGAACTCGATGAACTCGGTTTCGAATCGACTATCCACGACAACCCGGAATCCGACGAACACCCTCTGCTCATCGCCAAGCGCGTCGAGGACCCGGACCTGCCGACGGTGCTGCTCTACGGTCACGGTGATGTGCAGTTCGCGCACGACGCGCAGTGGGCCGAAGGCCTCGACCCCTGGGTGCTCACCCGTGACGGAGATCGCCTGTACGGTCGCGGCACCGCCGACAACAAGGGACAGCACAGCGTGAACACCGTGGCATTGCGAACCGTGCTCGAGGGACTCGGTTCCAAGGGACGCGCCGCCGAGGCGAGTCTCGGATACAACGTCACGATCCTCATGGAAACTGCCGAGGAAGCCGGGTCCAAGGGGCTGCGAACCTTCGCAGCCGCACGTGCCGATGACCTCGCAGCCGATCTCTTCCTCGCCTCCGATGGTCCGCGGATCGCCGCCGAGGTGCCGACGCTTTTCCTCGGCTCCCGCGGGGCTCTGAACTTCCGACTCATCGCCCATGAGCGCGACGGCAACCACCATTCGGGAAACTGGGGCGGTCGCCTGCGCAATCCGGCCACGGTCATCGCCGCTGCCATCAACGCTCTGGTCGACGGCAACGGAGTCATCCGGATTCCCGCCCTGCGCCCGGACGACCCTCCCGCCTCGGTGCTCGACGCGGTGGCGAAGCTGCCCGACGTCGTCGAAGACGGAGCCCCTGAGACCGACCCGGACTGGGGTGAGCCCGGGCTCAGCCCTGCCGAACGGGTCTTCGCGTTCAATGTGCTCGAGGTCCTCGCCCTCGATGCGGGCGATCCGGCTCAGGTCGTCAACGCGATCCCCGGCGCCGCCTCGGCGAGCATGCAGCTGCGATACGTCGTCGGCACGGATGTCAGCGATTTCGAGAACCGGGTCCGGACCTTCCTTGAGGAACAAGGGATCCATGGGGTCGCGGTCGAGCTCGAACACTGCATGCCGGCCACGCGCCTGGACCCGGGAGCACGGGTCGTCACGGCGGCGGTGGACTCGATCCGCGAGACGACCGGACTCGAGGTCGCCGTCGAGCCGAACCTCGGGGGGACGATCCCGAACGATGTCTTCGCCGAGGTGCTCGGGCTGCCGACCGTCTGGGTGCCGCATTCCTACCCGGGCTGCAACCAGCATGCACCCGATGAACATGCACTGGTATCGATCCTCGAGCAGGGAGCGGAGATCATGACGGGAATGTTCTGGGATATGCGGATGAGTCCGGGCGACTGGTTCACCTCGAAATGA
- a CDS encoding LysR family transcriptional regulator: protein MTDLRSLKTLLAVVEYGSIHLAARSIYISHSTASRQIRSMEEHYGTQLFERSSSGVSPTPQCLAVADFARRTIAESELLADSFGEYSGAVETVSIVTSTGLGQTVVADAVNRLMRTTDRVQISIIDRGSVEALQVLRNRQADLCVNFSVSSQEFGTLPGVRRVAEVEAANFAILDEQHPLAGRSSLFIRDMIDYPVGTLPAGNTARMRIEQAVRAQGQVFSPSLEATCPVLMVRSLTGTSMIAMMAGRTIPTNLNAVGCKAIPIIDPDIESRYIQVLEADPRRESHGLDLVVEALQNSL from the coding sequence ATGACCGATCTGCGCAGTCTCAAGACCTTGCTCGCCGTCGTCGAATACGGGTCGATCCATCTTGCGGCACGGTCGATTTACATCTCCCATTCCACGGCCAGTCGGCAGATCAGAAGTATGGAGGAGCATTACGGCACACAGCTCTTCGAACGGTCGAGCTCGGGAGTCTCTCCCACGCCTCAGTGCCTTGCCGTCGCTGATTTCGCACGCCGGACGATCGCCGAATCGGAGCTGCTGGCCGACTCCTTCGGTGAGTACTCGGGCGCGGTCGAAACGGTCTCGATCGTGACAAGCACCGGTTTGGGCCAGACCGTCGTCGCCGATGCCGTCAACCGCCTGATGCGCACGACCGACAGAGTCCAGATCAGCATCATCGACCGCGGCTCTGTCGAGGCTCTGCAGGTGCTGCGGAATCGGCAGGCCGATCTCTGCGTGAACTTCTCGGTCTCCAGCCAGGAATTCGGCACTCTGCCCGGAGTGCGCAGAGTCGCCGAAGTCGAGGCGGCGAACTTCGCGATCCTCGACGAACAGCACCCGCTGGCAGGGCGTTCCAGTCTCTTCATCAGAGACATGATCGACTATCCTGTCGGCACTCTGCCGGCGGGAAACACAGCGAGGATGCGCATCGAACAGGCGGTTCGGGCCCAGGGGCAGGTCTTCTCCCCTTCGCTCGAGGCAACGTGTCCAGTTCTCATGGTGCGCTCGCTGACAGGAACGTCGATGATCGCCATGATGGCCGGTCGGACCATTCCGACGAACCTCAATGCGGTCGGCTGCAAAGCGATTCCGATCATCGATCCGGATATCGAATCACGGTATATTCAAGTGCTCGAAGCCGACCCTCGACGCGAATCCCACGGCCTCGACCTCGTAGTGGAGGCTCTGCAGAACAGCCTCTGA
- a CDS encoding PCC domain-containing protein, producing MSNGAETTALTQPTFPLKAPGTAVVHAGPRQAPRIVSVPTRSSEHLVELSEGADLFAALEQCLTDFAVPGIMGEFVSGQFGRIDYVHPAYGPDAEHPMSFTEAFSVDDPTQLRHASATIGFREGTPFCHIHGSWTGADGETKGGHLLPGTSAGPAGLRIRLFALSDARLISEVDPETGFSAFAPAPARTFPSDPAEHGRFPSDEEPPQSTTGAVPSPPSLDAVVSRVRPGEILDEAVLAVCRTAGFDSAEVVASLGSTTGAVFVNGSAPWPAVEFTYLSGTVTGATADGASSAGPQNPHPQISLSGEVVDVAGEVRSGVLEPGANPVAVTFELFVRRTA from the coding sequence ATGAGCAATGGAGCCGAGACGACAGCACTGACGCAGCCGACCTTCCCACTCAAGGCACCGGGAACTGCGGTCGTCCACGCGGGTCCGCGACAGGCTCCCCGCATCGTCTCCGTCCCGACCCGCAGCTCCGAGCACCTCGTCGAACTCTCGGAGGGCGCGGACCTGTTCGCCGCTCTCGAGCAGTGTCTGACCGACTTCGCTGTTCCCGGCATCATGGGCGAATTCGTCTCCGGGCAGTTCGGCCGCATCGACTATGTCCACCCGGCTTACGGTCCCGACGCCGAGCACCCGATGTCGTTCACCGAGGCGTTCAGCGTCGACGACCCCACTCAGCTGCGCCACGCATCTGCGACGATCGGCTTCCGCGAAGGCACACCGTTCTGCCACATCCACGGCTCGTGGACCGGTGCCGACGGCGAAACCAAGGGCGGCCACCTGCTGCCGGGCACTTCGGCAGGGCCGGCCGGGCTGAGGATTCGGCTCTTCGCTCTGTCCGATGCCCGGCTGATCAGCGAGGTCGATCCCGAGACAGGATTCTCGGCCTTCGCCCCAGCTCCCGCCCGCACATTCCCGTCAGACCCGGCCGAGCATGGACGATTTCCATCCGATGAGGAGCCTCCGCAGTCCACGACGGGCGCGGTGCCCTCGCCGCCCTCACTCGATGCCGTCGTCTCCCGCGTCCGTCCCGGTGAGATCCTCGACGAGGCGGTGCTCGCCGTCTGCCGGACCGCCGGATTCGACTCCGCCGAGGTGGTCGCGAGTCTCGGCAGTACGACCGGAGCCGTTTTCGTGAACGGCAGTGCCCCGTGGCCGGCCGTCGAATTCACTTACCTGAGCGGAACCGTGACCGGAGCGACCGCAGATGGAGCCTCCTCAGCCGGACCACAGAACCCGCACCCGCAGATCAGCCTCTCCGGCGAGGTCGTCGACGTCGCCGGAGAGGTCCGCTCCGGGGTTCTCGAACCCGGGGCCAACCCCGTGGCAGTGACCTTCGAGCTCTTCGTCCGCCGCACGGCATAG
- a CDS encoding SDR family NAD(P)-dependent oxidoreductase — translation MEPYLLTNKTALVTGAAQGIGLAIASALARRGASVGIVDLKGAEEAAAGLASEYPDQRFAAFSLDVRDAEEVTAAVGSFVSTFGGLDILVNNAGTAARIGIDEITAEQWQRDIETNLGGTFNFIKAAVHPHMSDAGTGSIINISSISGINGGAVSDGEAGARSGPAYAASKGGIIALTKWVAKEYGRQGIRCNSVAPGPVESALTVGQTYDTSGQALDRMGRPDEIAEAVAYLATDGAAFTTGQILRVDGGAVMS, via the coding sequence AGGGCATCGGTCTGGCCATCGCATCGGCACTGGCCAGGCGGGGCGCCTCGGTCGGGATCGTCGACCTCAAGGGCGCCGAGGAGGCGGCCGCCGGTCTGGCCTCGGAGTACCCGGATCAGCGGTTCGCCGCGTTCTCACTCGACGTCCGCGATGCCGAGGAAGTGACGGCTGCGGTCGGATCGTTCGTCTCGACGTTCGGGGGACTCGACATCCTCGTCAACAATGCGGGCACGGCCGCGCGCATCGGCATCGACGAGATCACCGCCGAGCAGTGGCAGCGTGACATCGAGACCAACCTCGGCGGGACGTTCAACTTCATCAAGGCCGCCGTCCACCCGCACATGTCTGATGCAGGCACCGGTTCGATCATCAACATCTCCTCGATCTCGGGCATCAACGGCGGAGCGGTCTCCGACGGGGAGGCCGGAGCCCGGTCGGGACCGGCCTATGCGGCGAGCAAGGGCGGGATCATCGCACTGACGAAGTGGGTGGCCAAGGAGTACGGACGGCAAGGCATCCGCTGCAATTCGGTGGCGCCGGGGCCGGTCGAATCCGCGCTCACCGTCGGACAGACCTACGACACCTCAGGTCAGGCGCTCGATCGGATGGGACGGCCGGATGAGATCGCCGAGGCGGTCGCCTACCTCGCCACCGACGGTGCCGCGTTCACGACGGGACAGATCCTCCGGGTCGACGGCGGGGCCGTGATGTCGTGA